In Aquincola tertiaricarbonis, the genomic stretch GCCCGAGAACAGGTTGGGCGAGCGGAAAAGCACCATGCCCGCCTGGCCCGGCGGCAGCTCGCGGTCGCTGGCGTTGCCGCGCTCGTCCAGCGCCACGATGCGCAAGCGGGTGTACGGCAGCGGAAAGCCCACGCAGCCAGCCGGCCCCACCACGCCGGGCGGCGTGATGGTGGAGATGCCGGCCATCTCGGTCATGCCCAGGCTTTCATGCACGTGCAGGCCGAAGAGGCGCTCGAAGCGCGCGGCCAGCTCGGGCGACAGCGGCGCCGCGCCGGTGCGGCAGTACTTGATCGACGAGATGTCGGCACCGTCCAGCGGCACGTCGGCCAGCGCGGCCAGCACCGTGGGCACGGCCGACAGCGAAGTGGGACGGAAGCGTTCCACCAGCCGCCAGTACTGGCGCATGACCTCGCGGTTGCGCAGCAGCGTGGTGGTGGGAATGATCACTTCCACACCGGCCGAGAACGAGGCCAGCGAGGCCGGCAGCACGCCCGCCACATGGAACAGCGGATAGCCGTTGATGGCCACGTCGCGGTCGGTCAGGCCCTGCACCTGCACACTGGCCCAGGCGGTGAACACCTGCGCACGGTGGCTGTGGCGCGCCAGCTTGGGGTCGCCCGTGGTGCCGCCGGTGTGGAAGTAGGCGGCGATGTCCTCGGGCTGGATGACGCGGCCACTCACCAGCCGGTCGGCCGGCTGCGCGGCGCGCGCCTGGCCGAAGTCCAGCACGCCCTCGGGCAGCGGGCCTTCCACTGCGGGCGGCGCATCGTGCGGCAGCACGCGCAGCACCGCCTGCAGCGTGGGTACGCGCTCGCGCAGGCGCATCGCCTTCTGCCAGTAGCCGGCTTCGGCATCGGCGCCCCAGGCGATCAGCACGCGGCTGCCGGCTGCGTTCATCAGCGCGGCCAGCTTGTCTTCGCTGAGCAGCGGGTTCAGCGGCTGCACGATGCCGGCCGCTTCGCCGCCCCACAGCGCCAGGTGGTACTCGGGGCAGGCGGGCAGCAGCACCGACACCGCCTGCTGCGGCTGCAAGCCCAGGTTGTGCAGCAGGTTGGCCGTCTGATGGATGCCTTCGAACAGCTGGCGGTAGCTCCAGCGCAGTGGGCGGTCGGCCTCTGCCACGCTGCGAATGAAGGTCAGCGCCGTCTTGTCGCCAAAGGCCGCGGCCGAGTTGCGGAACAGCTCATAGGTACTGCGCACCGGCATGGCCTGCTCCAGCGGCATCGCGGCTTCGATGCGCTGCACGTCGGCCAGGCTGCGCACCGGCGGGCCGGCGCGGAAGGGGGCTTGCACGGTGTCGGCGGGGTGGATCATGGCGTTGTCTCCTGCCCGGGTCGGACGCCCGGTGTGCGTGAAGGTTCAGGCCGGCACGGCCTGCGGCGGGGCGATGCGTTGCACGGCGGCCTGCATCTCGGCCTGCAGTCGCTGCACGATGGCGGCCAGCGGCTCGATGCGGTCGGTGAAGGCCAGCGCATGGCCGGCCGACAGCACGCCGTGGCGGGTGTCGCCGGTCTCGTAGGCCTGGCGGCCGATGCGGCCGGCCACCAGCGGCAGCAGGTCCTGGATGGTGACGCCGGGCTGGCTGGCCTCGATGGCCTGCACCGCATCCGTCGTCTCGTTGCGCAGCGCACGCACGGTGTTGCGCACCGTGTGCATCAGCAGCGTGGTGTCGGTGGGCTCGGCCTGCACCAGGCGGCGCTTGTAGTCTTCGTGCGCCCAGATTTCTTCGGCCACGGTGAAGCGCGTGCCCACCACCACGCCGGCCGCGCCCATGGCCAGCGCGGCCGTCACCTGCGAGCCGCAGCCGATGCCGCCGCCGATGAGGTAGGGGATGTGCAGCTGCTCGCGCGCCCAGGCCGCATTGACCAGGCTGCCGACCATGTCCATGCCCGGGTGGCCGCCGCACTCGGCACCCACGATGGCCACCGCATCCACGCCCAGCGACTGGGCCTTGACCGCGTAGCGCACCGCCGGCACCTTGTGCAGCACCTTGATGCCCGCCGCCTTGAGCGTGGGCAGGTAGGCCTCGGGGCTGCGGCCCGAGGTCTCGACGAAGCGCACGCCTTCTTCGGCGATCAGCTCGAACACCGCCTGCGTGCGCTCACCCGGCACCAGCTTGGGCAGCATCGACACGTTGACGCCGCAGGGCCCGCCTTCGCACAGGTCGCGGCAGCGGCGGATCTCGTCGCGCAGCGCCTGCGGCTCGGGGAAGCTGGCCGCGGTGATGAAGCCCAGGATGCCCGCGCGCGAGGCCGCGGCCACGTAGCGGGCATCGGACAGCCACATCAGACCGCCGGCCACGATGGGCAGGCGGATGCCGAACATCTCGGTGATCGCAGTTGAAAGCATGGCAGTGCTTACTCGATCGACACGCCCTTGTCGCGGATGACCTTGCCCCACTTCTCGTCATCGCGGCGGATGCGCTCGGCCGTGTCCTTCGGCGATTGCCAGGCGGCGTAGGTGCCGGCGTTCTTCAGCTTCTCCTGGATCTCGGGCTCGGCCAGGGTCTGCTTCAGCACTTCGCTGAGCTTGTTGATCACCGGTGCCGGCGTGCCGGCCGGCGCCAGCAGGCCGCCCCACGACACCGCGTCGAA encodes the following:
- a CDS encoding acyl-CoA synthetase, translated to MIHPADTVQAPFRAGPPVRSLADVQRIEAAMPLEQAMPVRSTYELFRNSAAAFGDKTALTFIRSVAEADRPLRWSYRQLFEGIHQTANLLHNLGLQPQQAVSVLLPACPEYHLALWGGEAAGIVQPLNPLLSEDKLAALMNAAGSRVLIAWGADAEAGYWQKAMRLRERVPTLQAVLRVLPHDAPPAVEGPLPEGVLDFGQARAAQPADRLVSGRVIQPEDIAAYFHTGGTTGDPKLARHSHRAQVFTAWASVQVQGLTDRDVAINGYPLFHVAGVLPASLASFSAGVEVIIPTTTLLRNREVMRQYWRLVERFRPTSLSAVPTVLAALADVPLDGADISSIKYCRTGAAPLSPELAARFERLFGLHVHESLGMTEMAGISTITPPGVVGPAGCVGFPLPYTRLRIVALDERGNASDRELPPGQAGMVLFRSPNLFSGFLDEADNRKAFTADGWLATGDLGWLDEQGRLNLTGRAKDLIIRSGHNIDPKVIEDALDAHPAVQLAAAVGAPDAYAGEVPVAYATLLPGASATEEELLAFVAQRVDEAPARPKRITVLQRMPTTNVGKIFKPELRQLAAIDTVQQRLQALWREAAPAGLPLPEVLPEGPAGLLLRAPDHPAWPTLAPAVADAVARLGVQARIA
- a CDS encoding NAD(P)H-dependent flavin oxidoreductase, yielding MLSTAITEMFGIRLPIVAGGLMWLSDARYVAAASRAGILGFITAASFPEPQALRDEIRRCRDLCEGGPCGVNVSMLPKLVPGERTQAVFELIAEEGVRFVETSGRSPEAYLPTLKAAGIKVLHKVPAVRYAVKAQSLGVDAVAIVGAECGGHPGMDMVGSLVNAAWAREQLHIPYLIGGGIGCGSQVTAALAMGAAGVVVGTRFTVAEEIWAHEDYKRRLVQAEPTDTTLLMHTVRNTVRALRNETTDAVQAIEASQPGVTIQDLLPLVAGRIGRQAYETGDTRHGVLSAGHALAFTDRIEPLAAIVQRLQAEMQAAVQRIAPPQAVPA